One Streptomyces sp. 840.1 genomic window, GGGCTCCGGCTCGTACGCGGCGATGCGGGCCGACAGCCCGTCCAGAAGTGCGGGCATCTGCGTGGGCGGGTTGCTCTCGTCGTTCCTCCCCTGCGCCGCGGTGAGGCTCTCTCTGGCGGCCGCGATGTCGCCCCGGTCCAGAGCGATGACGGCACGGAGGTAGTGGACGTACGCGGTCGCTTCGTGCGTCTGGTAGCGGTCGGCCTCGGACTCCGACCGGTCCAGGCCCCGTTCGGCGGCGGCCACGTCGCCGGTGCGGTAGGAGAGTTCGGCCAGCCGGGCCAGGAGGAACGGGGCCTCGGCGTGGGCCCCGACCTCGCGGGCGAGCAGCAGCGCCTCCTCGTAGGCCGGACGCGCCTCCTCGTACCGCCCGCGCATCATGCCCGCCTCGGCCGCGGCGCTCTCGACCTGTGCGCGCATCCAGCGGTCCCCGACGCGGCGGCTCAGCACCCGCAGTTCCGCGAGGTCGTCGTCGACTCCCGGCATGCCGCCCGGCATGTCGACGACCATGTGCGTGCGGAACATCAGCGAGACGCCGTACTCCCAGGCGTCGCCGTGGATGCGGGCGTTGTCGACGACCGCGTCGATCTTCTCGCGTACGTCCCGCATGTCCGACGTGCCCAGCGTGATGAACGAGGTCATCGGCCAGAGCAGCCCGGGGAAGCGTGCGGCGTGGGGTCCGGACGAGACGAAGGCGTCGGCCATCCGTCGCACCAGCCCCTCGTCCGGCCGCCCTTCGTGGTCCGCGTCGGGCGCACGGCTCTCCGCCGCCAGGAAGAACCGCAGCATGTGCAGATTCATCCAGGGCCAGTAGCGCGGGTCGGTGGCGTCGGCGGGCTCCGGGCCGAACGTCAGCGCCCGCGCGGTCCAGCCGAGACCCTCGACGCGGTAGTTGCGCAGCCACCAGAACCAGCCCATGCCCAGCACCAGACGCGCCGCGTCCGACTCGGAGGAACCCGACGACGGACCGACCCGGCCCGCGGAGGCGGTGGTGCGGTGCAGCGCGGCCCTGATGTTGTCGAGATCCGTCTCCAGGCGCTGGATCCAGGAGAGCTGTTCGGCGGAGCGCAGCTTCGGCTCCGCCTCCTCGACGAAGGCCAGGAAGTACGCGGTGTGCGCCCGCCCGGCCTCGGCCCGTACCTCCGGGGTCTCGGCGCAGCGCTCGATGGCGTACTCGTGGATGGTCTCCAGGAGGCGGTAGCGCATGCCGCCGTCGGCGGCCGGGGTGGCGACGACGAGGGACTTGTCGATGAGCGCCCCGACGAGGTCCGCAGTGTCGGCGGCGGTGTGCCGGGCGGGGCCGGACGCCGTGGTGAGGACCGCCTCGGCGGCGGACAGGTCCCAGCCGCCCGCGAAGTCCGAGACCTGGCGCAGGGCAGTGCGCTCGTCCTCGTCCAGGAGGTCCCAGGACCAGTCGACGACGGCGCGCAGGGTCTGCTGGCGCGGCAGTACGGTCCGGCTGCCGCCGGTCAGCAGGCGGAATCGGTCGTCCAGCCGGTCGGCGATCTGGCGCGGGGTGAGCATCCGGAGCCGGGCGGCGGCCAGCTCGATGGCGAGCGGCAGCCCGTCGAGGCGGCGACAGATCTCGGCGACGGCGTCCGCGTCGTGCGCCGCTTCCCGCTCGGGGTCGAACCCGGGCCGCACGGCGCGGGCCCGCTCGGTGAAGAGCCGGTGGGCGAGACCGGCCGGGAGCGGGTCCACCGGCCGGACGGATTCGCCGGGCACGCCGAGCGGTTCGCGGCTGGTGGCGAGGATGCGCAGCCGGGGACAGCGGGTCAGCAGGGTCTCGGCCAGCGCGGCCGCCGCGCCGATGACGTGCTCGCAGTTGTCGAGGATGAGGAGGAAGGGGCGGGATCGGGAGGAGTGCGCGAGGTGGTCGGTCAGCAGGTCGACCGGCTCGGTGCGCGGATACGTTCCTTCGTGACCGCTGTCCCGCAGCAGGGCTGTCTCGCGGAGCCCGAGCGCGGAGAGCACGGCTCCCGGGACGGCTTCGGGATCCTCCACCGGGGCGAGTTCCGCGAGCCAGACCTCACCGGCTGCGGCAGGGCCCCCGTGCGCTGCGGACTCCTCGGCCAGCCGGGTCTTCCCCGAGCCTCCCGGACCGGTGAGGGTGACCAGCCGGGAGCGGGTCAGGTCGTCCCGGATGGCGCGGAGTTCGGGCTCGCGCCCGACGAAGGAGGTGAGCCGGGGGCGGAGGTTGCCCCGGTGTTCCGGCCCCTCGGCGCCGGGCGCGGACGGTGCGGGGCTGAGCAGTGCGCGGTGGAGGGCGGTCAGCTCCGGCCCGGGGTCGGTGCCGAGCCCCTCGGCGAGGCCGCGGCGCGCGTCCTCGTACGCGGCGAGCGCGTCGGCCTGCCGGCCCGCCGCGCGCAGGGCGCGGATGAGCTGGGCCCGGAAGCGTTCGTCGTACGGGTGCGCCGCTGTCAGCTCCACCAGTTCGGGGACGAGAGCGGCGGGCGGGAGCGTGGCCTCGGAGGGAGGAGGTGTGGTGGCCGCCGGTCCGGCGGGCACCGCGCAGCGCAGGTCGGCCTCGATGCGGTGCTCCAGTGCGGCCAGCCGGTGGGCCTCCGGGCGCAGTGCGTGGCCGTGGTCGCGGTCGGGCAGGTCCGCCAGGGCCGGTCCACGCCACAGGGCGAGTGCCGTACGGAGCGTGCGGGCGGCCTCCTGTGGCGCGTCCGCCTCCAGCTCGGCCGCGCCCTGCCGGGCGAGCCGCTCGAACACGTGCAGGTCGACGTCCTCCGGGCCGGCCACCAGGCGGTAGCCGCCCGGGGTGCTGGCGAGCGCGTCCCTGCCCAGCGCCCGGCGCAGCCGGCCCACCAGGGCCTGGAGCGCGGCGGGGGCGTCCGCCGGAGGGTCGTCCGCCCACACGTCGTCGACGAGCTCGGCGATCGGCACGGACCGGCCGGGCCGCAGCGCCAGGGCCGCGAGGAGGGACCGCAGCCGCGTCCCTCCGAGGGGCAGCACCCCGCCCCGCCCGTCTCGCGCCTCCGTGACGCCCAGGATCAGATACCGCACACCGCCATTGTGTCCCGCCGGTCCGACAACGGAAGGCGGACCGCGGCGGACCGGCGCCGGAGTACGGCCCTCGGGTACGGCTGCGGAGTACGGCCTACGGCTGGAGCGTCCGCCGGGCCGGGACCACTCCGCCGGCGACGGCTCGCTGACGCGGTGCCGCCGTGCCCGTCCAGCAGGTGCCGCGGCGCGACACGAGGCGGCGCAGCCACAGTTCGGTGGAGGCGAGGTCCGCGAGGCCGTCCAGCGGGAGGGGCTCGCCCTCGGCGGCCGCGCGCAGGGCCTTGCGTACGACGCGGGCCTCGACCAGGCCCGCGTCGGCGAGCAGCGGGGCGTCGAAGAGGGCGATGAGCTCGGGCAGCGCGGCGCGCAGGCCGGTGCGGGTGACCTCGGTGGAGGTGGCCTGCGACGGCGCGCCCCAGCCGGGCGGCAGCTCGTGGATGCCGGTGCCCGCCAGGACCCGGCGCAGGACCGCCGCGCGGGCGCCCGGCTGGACCCTGAGGGACTCGGGGAGCGCGCGGGCGGCGCGTACGACCTGGTTGTCGAGGAAGGGTGCGTGCAGCCGCTGGCTGCGGACCTCGGCGGCCTGCTCCAGGATCCGGTGGTCGGCGGCGTTCCGGGCGAGCGCGGCTCTGGCGCGGGCCTCGCCGGGGCGTTGGACGGAGGTGGGGCGGATCGCCGCCTCCTGAAGGCGAACCGATACTTCAGCGAGCGCCTCCCCGGTCAGCCAGCGGGCGGCGGGACCCGGGCGCGACCAGGTCAGGGCGGCGAGCGAGGCGTCGGTGGGACTGTCGAGGTCGGGGGTCAGGCGGTTGGCGTCGGGAAGGCGGTCGGCGGCCGCTTCGAGACCGGTGCGGTACGACGTACGGGCGAGGCGCCGCGCCGCCCGGTACACGGTCAGCGGGACGAACAGGGAGTGCGCGGAGGGCCCTTCGGCCTTGGCCAGCGCGGCGACCGGGCGCACGAGATGGCGTCGGCGGCGGTCGATCAGCAGGTCGGCCAGGCGGGCCGGGTGGGCGTCGAGCACCTGCCGGGCTCCGTCGCCCACGAAGTGGTCCGCGCTGCCCGCGGCGAGCCGGCGGCGATGGCGTTCGACGACGACGAGGGAGGGGGCCGGCTCGTCGGTCAGCGGGCCGTTCTCCAGCTCCGCGTACGGCAGGGCCTCCTCGCCCGCGGCGACGACCACATGGTGGAGCCGGGGGTTGGCGGCGATGACACGGGCGCGTTCGAGCTCGTCCTCGTGGTCGCGGGTGGTCAGGTCGTTGAACGTGACGGCCAGCAGCCGTTCGCCCGCTCCGGTGCCGTGGCCCAGGAGCGTGCCGGGCAGTCCGGGAAGCCCGGCGGCGAGCAGGGCGAGGGTGGCGGACGCGCTGCCTCCGGAGAGGTCGGAGCCGATGCCGGGCACGGGCGCCCCTCGTGCGGCACGGCGTTCGGCGGGGCCCATGCCGGGGACCGGGCCGGGGTCGGGCGGCAAGGTCTCCGGGGCGTGGCGGGGCGCCAGCAGCCGGGCACGCACGGCTTCGACCAGGGCGTCGCGCACCCCGTCGACCGCGCTCACCGGATCGAGCTCGGGCGCGGCCACCGCGAGGGAGGCCACGGCCTCGTACCCGGTGATCTCCCGTGAGCCCTCGCGGAGGATCAGCGCGTGTCCGGGCGGGATGCGTTTCACCCCGGCGTACGGGGTCCCGTCGCGCAGCGCCTCCGGGGTCTCGGGGCAGGCGAGCAGGGCCGCGAGGTGGCCGATGTCGAGCTGCGCCTCGATGAGGTCCGCGAGCGGGAGCGCGGCGGTGGCGTACGCCGTGCCGCCGGCCCACGGTGTGTAGAAGACGGGACGGGCTCCGGCGAGGTCACCCACCACGGTGATCCGTCGCCCTATCTGGACGACCGCCGTGTAGCTGCCCGTCCACGCGGTGAGGTGGCGCAGGGCTCCGCCGCGGGCGGCGAGCAGCCCGACGCGCAGCTGTTCGTCGCTGGCGCCGCAGCAGCCGAGCACGGCGAGCCGGACCGTGGGCGCGCCCTCGGCCGTGTCCACCCGGACAGTGCGGATCTCGTCGGGCCGCCAGTCCCCGACCGCCCAGAGCGGATCCGGGTCCCCCCAAAGGAGTTGGGAACCCACGGGGTGCATCGTGCGCCCCTCGTCACTCGCGCCGACCACTCCGGCCGTGCCGAAGCTCGCGGCGATACTGCTCCAGCCCACCAACCAACGCATCGCCGCCTCCACAGGCTGTGGACAAAACGGCGCGGCTGGGCGTTATCGGGAGAACTCCGGTAACGCGCGGCGCCGTTGCGGACATGCTGCCACGACAAAGGCGTGCAGGAGTGGCTACGGACGGCGCACGTCGTGAGCGCATGCGCCCCTGGCAAAGGCCGGAGCGGGACTGCCGGCCGCACCGACGGGCAGATCGCCCGCGCGCGTCGTACCCGGCAGCAACGGAGTTACGGATGCCGCCTGTTGCCTCCTTCCGCGCGTACCGCCGACGGGACCCCGATCCGGCCACGGCGCGTACCCTCGCCCCGGCAGCCGACGCGATGTCCGCGAACCCGCCGGCCCAACCTCGCCCGACGGGCGACATTCGGCCAATCTCAGGACGCCTTGGAACCGGATCACCGGAAGTCCATGACCGCCTTCATCCGCATATCTCCCATTCTGTTCCCGCCCTCATCGGACAAGATCACGGGCCGCCGCAGGCCACCTCAAGGTCCGGGAACGGTTCGGCGGAGCCGCACGCGTCCCCGAGCGGGCTCCCGCCGGGGCTCTCACCGGGATCCCGAGCGGCCGCCCGCACGAACTCCCGCCCGAACCTCCCACGCGAGCGCGCGCGTGGGTGTGTTTCGACCGGCTGCCTCATGACCCCCCGCGCGGGCCACGCCGGACACCCCGGCACCGATTCTCGCCCCGCCCGACGCAGGTTCCGCCGCGCGGCCCGAGGCGGGGCCGGCGTCCAGTCCGGGAGGCACGGTTCGCCTCCCGGACCTGTCCACCGCCTGCGGGGAATGAGACGGCGGTTTCCCCCAGCCCGAAGCGTCCAGCGCGACGGGCCGACCCACGCAGCACCCATGCAAGCGCTTCCGTACGGACCCGGCCAGAGCGCACGGCCGGGCGCACGGCCACACGCCAGGAGCGCGGCGGAAGGCCCGGAACGGGACCTCCACAAGGGCCGGCCCGCCCCCGCGAACCATGCGTCGTCCGACCGTCCGGCACCCGGACAACGCCTGGTCAGAGCGGAGTTCAGGGATGCGGACGACGGATCGGCGCCCGCCCGCGCGCCCCGTGCACGCCTCCCCGCCACCCCCGTCCGCGCCTCCCCGGCACGCCGCCCGCGCCTCCTCGACACCCCGCCCGCACCTCCCCGGCCCGCCCCTGCCCGCGCCTCCCCGGCGCCCCGTCCGCGCCCCTCCGGCCGCCATCCGGGCCCGCCCCCGAACGCCGCTCCCCCGGCTCGTCCCTGGACGCTTCCCCAGGTGCGCACGGCGGACCACACCCCTCCTCCACCTCCCCCCGCATTCCCTCCGCCCGGCCTTCACTTCTCCTCCGCCTGCCGCCCACCACGTCCGCCCCGCCCGCTCCTCCCACCTCAGGAGCCCCCCGGTTCGCCGCTGTCCGCCGTCGCCCGACGCACTCGGCAGCCGAAGGCGCCGGGCGGGCAACAATCCCGCCATACGGACGTCCGCCCCTTAACGGTAGGGATGCGGCGAACTACGCTGGGTTTACTGATGTTCTCAGCAGAGCGGCATATTCCTCGGGGCTCGGCCAAATGCGTGTGCGGTCGGAGTGCGAGGGTTCGTCCCTGGGGAGAACACGGTACGAATGCCGCGCGCCGCAACGGTGTCGCGGCTGCCGTCTGTGTGTCGAGGGGTGGCGCATGTCCAGGGAGCAACGCGGACCGAACGACAAGCTCGGAACCGTTCTCGCCCTCGCGGGAATCAGCAACGCCGGGCTCGCCCGGCGGGTCAACGACCTCGGGGCGCAGCGCGGACTGACACTTCGGTACGACAAGACGTCGGTGGCCAGGTGGGTCTCCAAGGGCATGGTGCCGCAGGGCGCCGCGCCCCATCTCATCGCTGCGGCGATCGGCGCCAAGCTCGGCCGGCCGGTCCCGCTGCACGAGATCGGGCTCGCCGATGCCGACCCCGCGCCGGAGGTCGGTCTGACGTTCCCGCGCGATGTGGGTGAGGCGGTGCGCTCCGCGACCGAGCTGTACCGGCTGGATCTGGCCGGGCGGCGGGCCGGCAGCGGTGGCATCTGGCAGTCGCTCGCGGGCTCGTTCTCGGTGAGTGCGTACGCCACTCCCGCGTCGCGCTGGCTGATATCCCCCGCCGACCCGTCGGTGGCCCGCGCCTCGGCGGCCGCCGAGGCGGCGGTGCTCGGCACGCAGGGCGCACGGGGCGCAGCGGGGGCGCAGGGCGCGCCCGGTGCCGCGGCGCCGCCCGGCGTACCCGGGCAGCACATCCTGACCGGGACGCCACTCGTACCCGGTCAGGCGGGGGCGCCGCCGGTCCACGGGCACGGTGCGCCGCCGGTGCCGGGGCACAGCGTGTCGATCCCGGCCCAGCCGGGGCCGGAGTCCGCGCACGGGGTCTCGCCGCTGCGGGTCGGCCACAGCGATGTGTCCAAACTGCGCGAGGCCGCCCAGGACGCCCGGCGCTGGGACTCCAAGTACGGCGGCGGGGACTGGCGTTCGTCCATGGTGCCGGAGTGCTTACGGGTCGACGCCGCACCGCTGCTGCTGGGTTCGTACAGCGACGAGGTGGGCCGCGCGCTCTTCGGAGCCGCTGCCGAACTGACCAGGCTGGCCGGCTGGATGGCCTTCGACACCGGCCAGCAGGAGGCCGCGCAGCGCTACTACATCCAGGCGCTGCGTCTGGCGCGCGCCGCGGCCGACGTACCGCTCGGTGGCTACGTCCTCGCCTCCATGTCCCTGCAGGCGACCTACCGCGGCTTCGCCGACGAGGGGGTCGACCTGGCGCAGGCCGCCGTGGAGCGCAACCGGGGGCTCGCGACGGCGCGCACGATGAGCTTCTTCCGCCTGGTGGAGGCGCGGGCCCACGCGAAGGCGAGCGACGCACCGGCCGCGGGGGCCGCGCTGAAGGCCGCCGAGGGGTGGCTGGAGCGCTCCCGGGACGGGGACGCGGACCCGTCCTGGCTGGGCTTCTACTCGTACGACCGGTTCGCGGCCGACGCGGCGGAGTGCCACCTCGACCTGAAGGCGCCGAGGCAGGTGCGGCGCTTCACCGAGCAGGCGCTGTCCAGGCCGACCGAGGAGTTCGTCCGCTCGCACGGGCTGCGGCTCGTGGTGTCGGCCGTCGCGGAACTGGAATCGGGGAATCTGGACGCGGCCTGCGCGGCCGGCACCCGCGCGGTGGAGGTGGCGGGCCGCATCTCGTCGGCGCGGACCACCGAGTACGTGCGCGACCTGCTGCACCGGCTGGAGCCCTACGGGGACGAGCCGCGCGTCGCCGAGCTGCGGGAACGCGCCCGCCCGCTGCTGGTGGCACCCGCGTAGGACCCCTCTCGCCGGGTGCCGGGCCCGCGGGTCCGGCACCCGCGCCGCCGGAATCCCGGGCGCCACGCTGGCCCCGCGGGGTTTGAGTGCGTTGTCAGTGGGTCAGTGCACTATCGGGGTGGGAGGTGGCGTGATGATGACGCACGCGGCGTACGACTGCGATGTGCTGGTGATCGGCGGCGGGATCGTCGGTCTGTCGACCGCGTACGCGATCACGCGGACCGCTCCCGGCACCAGGGTGACCGTGCTGGAGAAGGAGTGGGGCCCCGCGCGCCATCAGACGGGCCGCAACAGCGGAGTGATCCACAGCGGCATCTACTACCGCCCGGGTTCCCTCAAGGCACGGTACGCGCTGCGCGGCGGCGCCGAGATGGTCGAGTTCTGCCGGGAACACGGCATCGCGCACGCGGTGACCGGCAAGCTGATCGTCGCGACCGGGCGCTCCGAGCTCCCCCGGCTGCACGCACTGGTGCAGCGCGGCCGCGAGCACGGGCTGCCGGTGGCCGAGCTGGGACCGGCGCAGATCGCGGAGTACGAACCCCGGGTGCGCGGCCTCGCCGCGATCCGGGTGGGCACGACGGGGGTGTGCGACTTCGGAGCGGTCACCGAGCGGTTCGCCGCCGAGGTCCGGGCCGGCGGCGGGCTGATCAGGTTCGGCGCCGAGGTGACCGCGATCGACCGGCGCCCCTGGGGCGTCGCGGTGCGGACGGCGGACGGCCTGGTGGTGCGGGCCCGGGTGCTCGTCAACTGCGCGGGGCTGCACTGCGACCGGGTGGCCCGGCTGGCGGGCGACGACCCGGGGATGCGGATCGTGCCGTTCCGGGGGGAGTACTACGAGCTGGCCCGACCCGATCTGGTGCGCGGCCTGGTCTACCCGGTGCCCGATCCGGCGTTCCCGTTCCTCGGCGTGCACCTGACCCGCGGCCACGACGGCGGTGTGCACGTCGGACCGAACGCGGTGCCCGCGCTGGCCCGCGAGGGCTACGGCTGGCCGGTCGTGCGCCCGCGCGAGCTGATGGACACGCTGAGCTGGCCGGGCTCCTGGCGGATCGCGCGCAGACACTGGCGGTACGGGGCGGGCGAGGTGCACCGCTCGCTGTCGAAACACGCCTTCACGACGGCCGTGCGACGGCTGCTGCCCGAGGTCACGGAGGCCGATCTGCGGCCCGCGCCGGCCGGGGTCAGGGCCCAGGCGGTCCTCCGGGACGGCACCCTGGTGGACGATTTCCTGATCCGCGAGGCGCCGCACACCGTGCATGTGCTGAACGCCCCGTCGCCCGCCGCCACGGCCTCCCTGCCCATCGGGCGGGAGGTCGCGCGCAGGGCGCTGCTGAGAGCGCAGGGGACGGGGTGGAAGCCGCCCGCCGTAGAATCGGGGCATTGTGTCTGAGCCCATGAACCCCTCCCCCGCGACGCCCGGCGACGCCGCGCCCGGAGCCGAACCTGCGCCGACCGCCTCGTCCGCCACCGCCGGAATCCCGGACGAGCTGCGCGCCGCGGCCCTGGACCGCCAGCGCAGGCTGCGTCAGGCGCCCCGCTTCCCCGGGGGCCCGGCGGCCGATCCCGCCGGCTCGCACCACGAGCGCCGGATCCGCAGCTTCCAGCCGCGCCGCAGCCGGGTCTCGCCCGGCCAGCAGGACGCTCTGGAGCGGCTCTGGCCGAAGTGGGGCCTGGACATCGACGGGCTGCGGGTCCTCGATCTGCCCGAGCTGTTCGACGGGCTGCCGGTGGTGCTGGAGATCGGCTTCGGCATGGGCGAGGCCACCGCGCAGATGGCAGCCGACGACCCGGGCACCGGCATCCTCGCCGTTGACGTGCACACCCCGGGCCAGGGCAACCTGCTGCGTCTCGCTGACCGGAACGGCATGTCCAACATCCGGGTCGCCAACGGCGACGCGATCATCCTGCTGCGGGAGATGCTGACGCCGGACTCGCTGGACGGGCTCCGGGTGTACTTCCCCGACCCGTGGCCCAAGTCCCGCCACCACAAGCGCCGGCTGATCCAGCCGGAGTTCCTCGACCTGGTGGCGCAGCGGCTGAAGCCCGGAGCGGTGCTGCACTGCGCGACCGACTGGGAGCCGTACGCCGAGCAGATGCTGGAGGTGCTGAGCGCGCACCCGGGCTTCGAGAACACGGCGGCGGACGGCGGTTACGCGCCTCGGCCGGAGTTCCGGCCGCTGACCCGGTTCGAGGGGCAGGGCCTGGACAAGGGCCACGTAGTGCACGACCTGCTGTTCGCCCGCCGCTGACCCCGTCGCTGACCCCTCAGCCACCCGGGCCGCCCCGGCCGCGGCAGCCTGGGCCACGCCGCGACAGCCGTGGCCAAGAAGGCGTCCCGGTGGGCGGGACCCGGCCGAACGCCATGGCCGTTGTCAGTCCTCCTCGTTAGGGTCAAGGGGTGTCCGACGGTTCTGTCCAGCATCAGCGGCAGTCGCAGCCGGCCGTCCCGGTGCTCGAGGAGCAGCGGGTCGGCGAGATCCTGGCTGCCGTGCCGGAGCACGGCCAGTGGCGTTACCACCCACGCCGCGTCGGCATGCTGTGGCGGAGCAAGACGCTCCGCGTCGTCGCCGTCTTCACCGCGCTGGCTCTCTGCGGCCTGGTGATCCTCGCTCTGGTCCGGGATCAGACGGGCACTCAGGGGCTCCTCGTCGGACTGGGCCTCGCGGTGCTGCCGGTCCCGTTGCTGATGACGGCGTTCCGCTGGCTGGACCGGGTCGAACCGGGCCCGTGGCGCAACATGCTGTTCGCCTTCGCCTGGGGTGCCTGCGCGGCCGCCCTCGTCGCGATCCTCGCCAATTCCTTCGCGACCCAGTGGATCGCCACGGCCACCGCCGACCCGGGCAGCGCGGACACCCTGGGCGCCACCGTCATAGCGCCCGTCGTCGAGGAGAGTGCCAAGGCCGCGGCCGTACTGCTGCTCTTCCTGTTCCGAAGACGCGACTTCAACGGGATCGTCGACGGTCTGGTCGTCGCCGGATTCGCCGCGACGGGCTTCGCCTTCACCGAGAACATCCTCTATCTGGGCAACGCCTTCGGCGAGGACCAGCAAACGGGCTCGGGGTTCGCGTCGGTGACGGTAGCGACGTTCTTCGTACGGGCGGTGATGTCGCCGTTCGCGCATCCGCTGTTCACCGTCATGACCGGCATCGGTTTCGGGCTCGCCGCGAGCAGCGCACACCACCAGCGGTTCCGCCGCATCGCGCTGCCGCTGCTCGGCCTGGTCCTCGCGATGGGCATGCACGCCCTGTGGAACGGCTCGGCGACGTTCGGCCCGTACGGTTTCTACGTGGTGTACGGCGTGTTCATGGTGCCCGCCTTCGGCCTGGTGACCTGGCTGGCCATCTGGTCCCGGCTGCGCGACCTGCGCACCCTGGCCGTCGAGCTGCCCGCCTACGCAGCGGCCGGCTGGCTCTCCCCCGCCGAGCCCCTGGCCCTGTCGTCGATGCGGGCACGCGGCATGGCCAGGGACACCGCACGCCGGTGGCAGACGACGGGAGCCGGCCCGTACGGCCACCGGGGCTACGTACCGGCTCCGGTCACCCCTCAGGCCAGGGCCCATGCCAAGGCCCGGGGGAAGGCGGCGGCCCGTGCGGTCGCCGAGTACGAGTCGTTCGCGACGTCACTGGCCTTCCTGCGCCGGCAGGCCCGCCGCGGCACGGCCGGCCCGGATCTGGCAGAACGCGAGCTGGAGCTGCTGCACCATCTGTGGCAGCGCCGCGAGGTCGCCGGGCCCGCCCTGGCGTACGCGGCGGGCCGCCTGCGCCCCCGGCACACCCGTCCGACGCGCCCGTCCTACCCGGGCTACGGGGCGCACCAGCCCCACGGCGCCCCCGCCCCGCACCCGGGCCCGGTCCCGTACGGCCAACAGCCTTACCCCGCGTACCCGTACGGCCAGCAGCCCTACGGCCCGCAGCCGTACAGCCCGCCGTCCTACGACCCGCAGTCCTACAACCCACCGCCGTACGGGCAGCAGCCCTACGGCCAACAGCCGCACGGCCAACAGCCTTACGGCGGGCCGCAGTCCTAGGCGGATGCCTCGGTGAGCGTGGTCAGCTCCTGGTCCGTCAGACGCAGGTCCTGGACGGCCAGCAGCGCGGGGAGCTGCTCGACCGTGCGGGCGGAGGCGATCGGCGAGACCACGGTCGGCCGGGAGGCCAGCCATGCCAGCGCCACCGTGGCGATCTCCGCGTCCCGCTCCCGCGCGATCTCGTCGAGCGCGGCGAGGACCTTCTGGCCGCGCTCCGTCTCCAGGTGCTGGGCGGCGCCGCCGGCGCGGGCACTGTCCACAGTCGTGCCGGGGCGGTACTTGCCGGTCAGGAATCCGGAGGCCAGGGCGAAGTACGGGACCGAGGCCAGTCCGGCGCTGGCGGCCGTGTCCTGGAGCTCGCCCTCGTAGGTGTCGCGCGAGACGAGGTTGTAGTGCGGCTGGAGCGCCACGTAGCGGGCCAGCCCCTCGCGCTCGGAGAAGTCGATCGAGGCGCGCAGCCGCTCCGGGCTGATGTTGGAGGCGGCGATCTCGCGGACCTTGCCCTCCTTCACCAGCTGGTCGA contains:
- the trmB gene encoding tRNA (guanosine(46)-N7)-methyltransferase TrmB, producing the protein MNPSPATPGDAAPGAEPAPTASSATAGIPDELRAAALDRQRRLRQAPRFPGGPAADPAGSHHERRIRSFQPRRSRVSPGQQDALERLWPKWGLDIDGLRVLDLPELFDGLPVVLEIGFGMGEATAQMAADDPGTGILAVDVHTPGQGNLLRLADRNGMSNIRVANGDAIILLREMLTPDSLDGLRVYFPDPWPKSRHHKRRLIQPEFLDLVAQRLKPGAVLHCATDWEPYAEQMLEVLSAHPGFENTAADGGYAPRPEFRPLTRFEGQGLDKGHVVHDLLFARR
- a CDS encoding PrsW family intramembrane metalloprotease, with protein sequence MSDGSVQHQRQSQPAVPVLEEQRVGEILAAVPEHGQWRYHPRRVGMLWRSKTLRVVAVFTALALCGLVILALVRDQTGTQGLLVGLGLAVLPVPLLMTAFRWLDRVEPGPWRNMLFAFAWGACAAALVAILANSFATQWIATATADPGSADTLGATVIAPVVEESAKAAAVLLLFLFRRRDFNGIVDGLVVAGFAATGFAFTENILYLGNAFGEDQQTGSGFASVTVATFFVRAVMSPFAHPLFTVMTGIGFGLAASSAHHQRFRRIALPLLGLVLAMGMHALWNGSATFGPYGFYVVYGVFMVPAFGLVTWLAIWSRLRDLRTLAVELPAYAAAGWLSPAEPLALSSMRARGMARDTARRWQTTGAGPYGHRGYVPAPVTPQARAHAKARGKAAARAVAEYESFATSLAFLRRQARRGTAGPDLAERELELLHHLWQRREVAGPALAYAAGRLRPRHTRPTRPSYPGYGAHQPHGAPAPHPGPVPYGQQPYPAYPYGQQPYGPQPYSPPSYDPQSYNPPPYGQQPYGQQPHGQQPYGGPQS
- a CDS encoding aldo/keto reductase is translated as MTSLRKLGSSDLQVSTLSLGGNVFGWTADEAQSFAVLDAYTAGGGNFVDTADTYSSWIPGNVGGESETILGKWFAARGNRSDVVLATKVGSHPEYKGLAAATIKAGAEESLRRLGTDYIDLYYTHHDDETVPVEEIITALDQLVKEGKVREIAASNISPERLRASIDFSEREGLARYVALQPHYNLVSRDTYEGELQDTAASAGLASVPYFALASGFLTGKYRPGTTVDSARAGGAAQHLETERGQKVLAALDEIARERDAEIATVALAWLASRPTVVSPIASARTVEQLPALLAVQDLRLTDQELTTLTEASA